In Mixophyes fleayi isolate aMixFle1 chromosome 3, aMixFle1.hap1, whole genome shotgun sequence, the genomic stretch ACTTCCCTTTAGACCTGAAATAAATTGAAACCTTATAAGGAACCTAATACATCTTGTCCTTTTAATGCAGATTCTTCGGAAACCTTAAATGATGGGAAAAGATGAATTGAGAGTTAAAGATTTTGGGTGTAAAAAAGGCAAGTGTCCTGGGAAAACCAGGATGTTTAGGAGCCTTACCATAAACGTTGATTAAACAGAATACTTTAAACAACAAAGCCTACTGATGTGGCCTCCTAATAGTCTGACTGTCCACACCACAGTTCAGGTGCTGTTTTAAAATGGTGAATATGCAACATACCCCACTAAACAGGGCTGCAgttttaaataatgaaagaaatgttACAAAATTGTGTTAAAAAAACCTTTCCCAGAACAACAAAAACGTGCAGCTCCACTATGATGAATCTTCAATACAGCCAGACTGTGTTCACAGCATAGGTGGATTACACATACCCCTTCCTCACCCAAAGCTGTGCGCCCCACAAATGGGGGGGTGACTGTGTGGACTAATAGGAAGCTATTACCATGCAGTTACCTCATCCCCACTCATAATCTGTCTCTACTGGGGCTGTGGTTAAACAGATGGGGCCAGAACCCCCAATTATGACTGCCCCCCTTGGCACACCTGGACCCATGACACCCATTCTGTATGACAGTGGCGCTTTTTATATGGTTGTCAAAACATGTGATGAATATGGCCCTAAACTCAGCAAAAAAGTGTTAATTGTCCAGTTTGCCAAATGGCTGCACTACCATTTAGCctagcccagggtttcccaaacccagtcctcagggctccccaacagtgcatgttttccatatctccttgctggagcacaggtgtattcattactgactgacacattgtaacagatccacaggtggtcttaattatgtatgtcacatgtgatccagaaaacctgcacctAGCCTAAGGACATGTGCACACTTGGAATTTTGCATTCTGGTACAGTCAAAGAATACCTTAGaagacactcccaccttcccaaCCCAACACTGTAATGCAAACATTCTGTACATTAACTATGTCAGACCTTCGGTAATATACACCTATGCTAGCAACAAAGATCACTATTctgtccacaaaaaaaaaatatgtaaaattgctTGGGTAGACTTagatataaaaagtaatatatttatattatgtgtatactTTTAGAAATAAGTAATAGTGAGCATGGCAGAGACACAGCTAAAAAGTGGAATAGAAAAGTCTTGCAACACTGCAGAATTATATGTACACAATCCACTTCCGTGTGTTATCACAGACTGCACTACAGAACGGGGTCTTATGGGTCTCTGAGCCAGGATGTGAGATCAGCGGCGGAGGTGTGTCAGTTTACGGCGCTGCAAGATCGGAGCCTGCGTCCTGGAGGATGGGTTATTGGTAATGACAGTCTTACATGTGTGTCTGTAATATTAGTTATATTTGTAGGGTGATCTAGCCAGGCAGTGTGCAGATTATCTCTGATTCATGTATGTGCAAGAATAACACTTTAATCTATGAGCAgaacaatatacaaatatatgatttatttatataaaacaaaaattaaaaagtataataGGGGCATTTAAATCAACAATCATAATCAGTAAAAGCTTTGCGAGTGTAATATAGTTTCATTGTAAGTAGTGAGAAATCGGatccttttaattttatttagcaTGTAACTACATTGGTGTAAATGATGCATTTTTATATTACGTTTATAATGACTTTTTGGCTATATCTACATGTGGTATTTTGGAACACATGTGAAGCTAGTAGACACTTCACAAATGATCATAAACTACCTTTCCATTCACTTAAGTGAGATTCTATACCAGATACTGGGAAGGAAGCTGACTGCTTCACTATCCACGGTCCTAGACAGTCTTTACATGAAAGGTAAAGTAGTGCTGATCCAAATTCTCTCAATGAATAAGTGAAAATGTgcagtatttgtttttaaatgtcctgcagttatttaaattaacattttactgtTACTCCTCCCAAGAAAATGCTTCCTTGGTAAATGGTAGTAGagttaatgtaaataaatacgTGGCACCTGACATGTATGTTGTTCCTTTATGGTTTGTTTATGCTTTCTCTTTCTTAATAAATGTCCTACTCTGAATTTCAAAGAAAGGAGGAGGGTTTACTTTTTTATGTATACAAAGAGAAATGTCTGGAGCTGCTAAAAAGTatgaatgttatttataaagcAGCTTTAATTTTGTGGTCATAGAAGTATTATTCATTTAgaaaattaaggcaaaaaaaaatgaatacattttctcCTAGACgtaactatgttgcaatgcaaggggtgcaaatgagtttattattttgcacataaggaaaatactggctgttttttcgtgtagagtgcaaatacttgatagctttctctttacactgacattaaggggggtattcaattgttagcgaattccgctaaatactcgcgctctaaaaatattaccgttaatacggtaatatctcgctggatttcagctcgcagctccctgagctcccCATTTTATATATCAAAAAGTGCTGTTCACTGTCCTGTCATAATGTGACTTAGAGCATGATAACCAGAGTTTGTATATATGTGAACAGCAGTGCTGTACGCAGGTCAGGACAAGATCCTAGAACATCGCACATTCACCATTTTCTGGCATATTAGGTTTTCATTGCTGTGCAAGCAGTACTTGCAGTTTGTTACAGGAATAAATACTCTCGGGCCTGCAGCATTTTCTGAGCAGTTTCTTTGCAATTAGTTCATTTGAATGAGTCTTTAGGGCCCATTTATAATTTTACATTAGAGCACTAACAATGTCCAAATCACCTGATGACTGTTTGTGAGATGCAGTTGCCTTTGGTATCATTGATCCTTATGAGAGCATCTTTACCTGTTCACAGCTTAAAGCAGTTTATTCAACTTTAACACATGGTAAGCTGGGAACATGGCGGCAGTGAGATGTCCCAAGGAGTAATGATCTCTAATAACCCTCCACCTACCCGGGTAGATGCCCTTGGACCCATTCACACTGAGCCCCGACCCAGGTATTTGGAGCTTGCCACATCAATAACCTGGGTTTTTGAGgaagtgtgaatggggtataaggaACCTCCATTTTGCAAGTGGTTTTAAGACCTTTTGCTGGTGAACCAGGGAATAAGTGCAAAATAAACCACAATTATatgttggtttgttttttaaatttgtgtTCTTTGTATTTGATATCCAAAATAGCTCACAATAGTCCACAACTGCCAACTCCTTACTTTACAGATGGTCTCTGGTCTTTAATGTAGAGCAATTTATAGTGTAATTTCCCTTTTGTTTTGTATGCTGGATGCAGTTTTTAGTAACTTTTCAACATCTGTTTTTATTCAGCACGATTTCTGGACTTCTGAAAGGtgcattttaataaacaatagaAATGTAATTGTAGAGTGTACTGCATGTTATTCAAAGATGTGACTGACAAGCAGCAAAGAGTCTctgaaaataaaattcaaatattGGCTGGTACTATAGCTGTGCTTTCCTTTTTAgtcttttattgtttatttacactTTTTTCTTATTACAGAGGTGCAGAATTATCAGATCTTCGAATACTGCTTTTGGTTGTCCAAGGTAAGATTTGTTTTTGTGGTCCACTATGGTATTTGCCTTTAGTCATGTTACACTAGTGAGAGAGCATGTGTCTGTGCATTCAAGGATCAAAACTTGCATAtgtgagacttttttttttaatttttaagttACATTTGGCAATGAGGTGTTGCCTGTTTTCTGATAACATAAGGACAGGATGGTCAGAGTGGTAACATATacgatatgggggtaaatgtattaacctccggattgttgaactttaaagcggcactgccttgtaaagggaaacttccctttacaaggcagcgccgctttaaatttaagtgctgaagacggcgaactcgcgggagttcaacaatccggaggttaatacatttaccccatggtcttttaATCAAAATACTTGACCTATACTTAATGTACGTCGGACAGGCTCTTAATGCAGTTTGTTCCATTTGCGGTCCATCCGGTGTGTAGTTAGTATAGGCAAAACTTCACATGATCAATAGATCATGATTTAGAGGTCCACTTACACTGCGTTCACCTTCCATGGAGCGCTGTACAGAACAACATACCACAGATACCTATACAGCAGCCCATTAGTGATCCCTTGATTAATCAAAGTCCATGTTTGTGTTTTTCCTCCATTCCAACAGTGTAAAATAAAAGCATGACCAACTGGGTTGACAAAACCCCCCTGGAGTGGCAAGATTATGTCAACAAAGAGGTCAAAATTACTGCTGACGAAAAGAATGAATACCAAGGATGGGTGGTGACCATAGATCCAGTATCTGCAAGGTAAATGGAAACCAATCTGAAATCTAATTACCATGTCAATAATTGTTTGTAGTTGAAGGTAAAGAGTATATAATGATTTTGCACTTATTCTAAATGAAAACCAACACCTTAACTGTGAGTACTCCACCCCCTAGCCCCAGGAAATTTGAGGGTACCTTTGCACCCTAGTATTGGCGCCCACTGGTTAATAggacaaataaaaaattatattttaaatacctaaaacaacattttctgaatatttttgttatttatattttgttactaTATTACAAGTGTTTGGAATGTCCTTTTGAGATGTTTTCTATAGAGGAAGTCCACAGCAAGACACATAGTTGTGATGcaaaatatgtttatgtatagACCTAATTCTGCCAATCCGATAAAAGCCTTATTGCCATGAATAAATGCAATCCCAAGGTCTGCTGACTCTcattatgaaatatataaatgagtTTTGACCAAGGAGTATTTTAATTGATAAAagaaaaagttgaaatgaatgaactagaagtgatgtttttactctttctaccatccacatttcaatttgaatcttcAGTCTCACAAAAATATAACCGCAGAGGCTTTTTACAGGGGCAGTTCCCAGAAGCAGAATGTGGGCATGCACCTATTTATTCACTAGTCAGATAAACGGGTGCATTGGCAGTAAACTAAATGAGCTGTACATTCTGTGATCAGTAAATAAGAGTTTTACATAGTTATGTTAGTGCTACCAGATACCCTTCATAATGGAATGACTTGTatttaagtattatctttattatatttagaaagaatatttataagcgcctgtaggtcATATTATTGTCTATGAATTTTTTGGGAAGTGgtgtatattccctttgaattccagcgggcagctgttaaaagtgaagcgctatttggatttcacattccttttttattttaggcTTAGCTGCATTATAAAGTGATCTTTATAGTATTTTCATTATGAATATACAATTACTAATATGTCCTGCCATAAATTGTGTTGTTCAGCTGTGTCTAGACCAGTTTTACTTCAATGTTTAGTAGATACCAGTGGCAGCTGTCAGTTAAAAAACAATGTTATCCTGCGCTAGTCATGTGACCAGCATACAGTAGCTGAGCTATCTGAGGGGCATGGGAGCCGCTGGGGCTGTGCTATCTGGCCGGCATGGGGGCCGCTGGAGCTGTGCTATCTGGCGGGCATGGGGGCCGCCGGAGCTGTGCTATCTGGAACCACTATGCAAGCGATTTAAGCTGCATAAAATACATTGCTCTCTTTATGCCACCCTCACCCCCAGGTATTTACTTGACACAAATGTGCATTTAAGTGTATTAATTCTATTGTATGTCACCCTTTTTATAACACCACCCTAACACCAGATTCATCCTGTATTTTAAAATGGTATTTTATAAGGACCagtacattttacataaaaaaaaaaaaatatatatatatatatatatatatatatatatatatatatatatatatatatatatatataattttttttttttctgggtgtaTTCTGCACGTAACCATTTGTTCCTTACCAAATGTCTGGCTCTTAGCCTGTGACACTGGCTTTTAGTTCCTGATGGGATTTGTCCAGACTTGATCCAGTTGGAGATGTATTCAGGAACTATATAGGGGAACAATTTTGTCGAAATAAACAAAATGTGAATCAGTAATCCATTATCATCTAAaaagaatattatttttgttatttggaATGTTTGTGATTTTTCCTGTATCAAGGGTAAAACATAGAACTCTATACAAACAGTACATTGCATCACATCTCGTTATAAATGATTACATTATCCATCATCTCTGTTCTCTGGGGCTGTTGTATGTATTTTAGGATTGTATAATACCCTAACATTTCATTCGTAATGCGTAcgatagaaataaaaataattcactcactttttggtattttttgaaaTTTTAATTGCCTTACATACCGCTGTGGATTTATTTGGGAATTACCACTGATGAACACAAAATAATCTGCAAGGTCAAAAAAACCTCAACTTTTTCTTAATTAATTTGTAAGTAAGATACAATATTACATTATTGCAGTGTTTTGCAAATCCAGTCGTTGTAGAGCACTAACAGTGCATGTATTCCAGGTCTCATAGAATTACAAGTGAAATAAGAAGTACCACCAATGAATCTCTTAAAATGTGTCTGTCAGTATTGAATACACCTGTACTCTAGCAAGGAGATATTGAAAGCATGGACTGCTAGGgaaccctgaggactgggtttatgTTGAGTTCAGGTGGGATTGGGACTATTGGTAAATAGCAATTTTCAAATCATCACACATAATCTTAATGGGATTGAAGGTGAGCTTTCACTAAGCCAGATCAGAAGAATTTTTTTAAAGCCGCTCCAACGTGGCTTTTGTTGTCTTCTTTGCGGTATCACTCTGCtggaatataaataatttttcagTTTTTAGATCTCAACCTGCTGCAGTCTGCTATTCTCCAAGATTGCAGATTGCTTAATCTATTTTGACGAGTTATCCAGTCACTGAAACAGAGAAACAACAACTtcctagacaaattcacagttgttaCATGTTCTCTCCTTTATGAGGTACTTAAAAGGTATTAAAGCGGCAATCCCATGAAAACAAGGGATTTCTTTTTAATGTATTTCACTGTGGCAGGCAGTAAGATGCTTGGTAATTACCATTTCATTTGGTTTGTTTTTTACAGGCTGCTATTAATATTTAAGAATTTTGCAGTGCCATGTGAATACCATGGCAGCCATAGGCACATAATGTAGTGAGCTTTAGAATGCTTCTCTGAACTCTAtctgcactgtaaaatcctcGCCTCCACCATCATATCACATAACATGCTGAGTTTGTGTGTGTAACTGGCAGCCATATGTGTCTGCTCTCCAGagaaattttgaaaaggagatattgATTTAGAGGAGGCTATGTaagaaaaatgacagatgcatgcttaaaatgttCTTAGCTTGCTATAGTGGTAATTGCTGCTTTAAGTCTTTGAAATCTTTATCAATCCCCTGATTTGTGCTTTTCAATTACCTTTTCTCTGATTTACTTTGAAAGTTCTTTCATGTTCATGATGAAACTTGTGTTTGTAAGAGGTCCTACAGTTAGCACATTTACAAacgaatgtatttattttgtatccaTTAAAACACTTTAATTGTACTCCAATGTTCTCCAATCAAGTGTGACCTTTTAAAGAAAGCTGCTTGCAAGGAGGAATACTTGTgatcatttattgttttttttgttttgttttttatacatattttgtgtTATACACTGATATGAATGCCAAAATAAATCAATCatgatatataaaattaaaatggaaaaaaaatgtgaaagagGCATGACTTTTTATAGCCACAGTGTTGTTACCTGAAGTGTATTCACACACTATGCTCTTACTATCAAAATTGGACCCAAGTCAGCTACTTTTTTGTTAGTCATGGGCATTATCTTTTGCAAATTGTCTGAGCTCAATACAAGTGTCAGTATAGTTATCTGTTTTACATGTATAGATGAGCACAATGTACTCATCTCCTGCCACATACAGCCTTTACCCATTCTAATTTAGTTGCCCTGGAAATTAGTCAGAGGTCATCGCAGACATGCAGGTGAATGGGCCTATATTTAGGAAATTACTTTACAGCAAAGTGCATTAAAGGATTGGGCTGCTGATGTCAATCAAGGTGCAAACCACTTTgtttaccaaaaaaataaaatgttgtgcaACAGACTTTATATAATGTTCTACTTTCagattaacacttttttttattttttttattacttttagtgTTGTGCTGGTTAACTTTGAAGAGGGTCAGAAGACATTGGTGCGGGTGGTGATGGGACACGCCGTACAGAAAGTGGAAATATTGAAGGAACCAGATGAAAATACAGAAGATAAACTTTTAAATTTCTTCGGCCATCAAGAAACCACTGCCCCCTACACAAAGAAGGATCTGGAAACCAAAAAGCTCAACTTGAAAAGCTGGTTGGAGCAAAACAACATTCCAGTTACTGAACAAGGGGACTCAATGAGAACATTACGTGTTGCTGGCTTATTAACTATTGATCCCCCCTATGGGCCAGACAACTGCAACAGTACTAATGAGATCATACTGTCTCGTATACAAGGACTTATACAAGGATATATGACAAGACAATGAGCGGTATTGTTACAACACACGGTTGCACATCAGTCATGGTGGGGAAGATACTTAAATATGATGTAATGTACGGCTCTGTTTATCAAAGAAAAGTCTACAGCAACCAGAGAGATTCTTACTTTAATCAGACAAAGCAACATATTGAATGGACTTATCCGACATGTATTAAGTAATTGACACCATGTTCTTGTATTACTATCAGACTTCTAATAAGTGTTTTTAGTATAATAGTGGTTATCATTTTTCCTAATGATCATTTGCAGTCATGGTCATTAGTCAGAGCCGTAGTTATCAGATTTATGATGCAAATTATTTACTTTTCAACATTAAATCTACATTACTTTTATTTGTGAATACAAACTGTGCTGGGTGCATATTTTTATTGGTTAACTTATAACATGTTTTAAGGGGTTCAAGCGCATTAATCTTTGtaactaataaatgtttttgaagGCAGGAATCGTGTGAATGTGACCCAGCAGGTCAAGGTAGAAGGGCCATAACGTAACTGACCAGCATTTGACACTAaaggcacggtggctaagtggttagcacttctgcctcacagcactggagtcatgagttcaattccagaccatggccttatctgt encodes the following:
- the GEMIN6 gene encoding gem-associated protein 6; translation: MTNWVDKTPLEWQDYVNKEVKITADEKNEYQGWVVTIDPVSASVVLVNFEEGQKTLVRVVMGHAVQKVEILKEPDENTEDKLLNFFGHQETTAPYTKKDLETKKLNLKSWLEQNNIPVTEQGDSMRTLRVAGLLTIDPPYGPDNCNSTNEIILSRIQGLIQGYMTRQ